In a single window of the Halalkalicoccus subterraneus genome:
- a CDS encoding winged helix-turn-helix domain-containing protein, translating to MSNRTPGGQFSPSNSDDEFVAAVRTHEPAATSEVADELGVTRQNADQRLRKLDEAGRVNRKKIGASLVWFLPSDTDESEGLVS from the coding sequence ATGAGTAATCGAACGCCGGGCGGGCAGTTTTCTCCATCCAACAGCGACGATGAGTTCGTGGCTGCGGTCCGCACGCACGAGCCAGCGGCGACAAGCGAGGTTGCAGATGAACTTGGTGTCACACGGCAGAACGCGGATCAACGACTGCGAAAGCTCGATGAGGCCGGACGAGTCAATCGCAAAAAGATCGGAGCATCACTCGTCTGGTTTCTTCCGTCCGATACCGATGAGTCTGAGGGATTGGTATCGTAA